Proteins encoded in a region of the Triplophysa dalaica isolate WHDGS20190420 chromosome 10, ASM1584641v1, whole genome shotgun sequence genome:
- the nuak2 gene encoding NUAK family SNF1-like kinase 2: METLSGSCAGDSGDVPVKRQAVKRHYHKHNVKHRYEFLETLGKGTYGRVKRAVDRSGRTVAIKSIRKEKIKDEQDLIHIRREIEIMTSIAHPHIITIYEVFENKDKMVIVMEYASGGDLYDYISDKQHMSENEARHLFRQIVSAVHYCHKNGIVHRDLKLENILLDDNGNIKIADFGLSNLYQGDKFLQTYCGSPLYASPEIVNGRPYRGPEVDCWSLGVLLYTLVHGAMPFDGHDHKNLVQQISSGDYRKPSKPSDACGLIRWMLMVNPARRASLGEIAGHWWLNWGYQHPLLPQNETAAAHRVTGACQTGSSTRIADWLRRTSRPLLQSGSKVRCLLRSGGAAGGDPVQRQRSVRRSRKENNVSQTMQEGSAPRPYKGILKKRGSLKQKPPADAQANMCAETPALPPPPPPKGILKKPSENKSDFYSSSPESLEDIPCPSSAGHRKGILKRRGKFSSGLKEFGSMDQLAPTLPAGGDRSRPSGAISEESILSSESFDRLDLPDREIPLASMERPSGGRRMRGCVSVDNLLHLREDRPAQRQGHWEMDTDCYRAGLSESVFTISDCENVTQTYKQVFSVA, from the exons ATGGAGACTCTCTCGGGCAGCTGTGCGGGTGATTCGGGTGATGTGCCCGTCAAGCGTCAGGCGGTGAAGAGACACTATCACAAACACAACGTCAAACACAGATACGAGTTCCTCGAGACTCTCGGGAAAGGCACGTACGGACGGGTGAAGAGAGCCGTGGACCGGTCCGGCAGAACG GTGGCCATAAAATCCATCAGAAAAGAGAAGATCAAAGACGAGCAGGATTTAATTCACATTCGTCGTGAGATTGAGATCATGACGTCTATCGCTCACCCTCACATCATCACCATATATGAAG tgTTTGAGAATAAAGATAAGATGGTGATTGTGATGGAGTACGCGAGCGGTGGAGATCTGTACGACTACATCAGTGACAAACAGCACATGTCTGAGAATGAAGCCAGACATTTGTTCAGACAGATCGTGTCTGCCGTCCATTACTGTCACAAG AACGGGATTGTTCATCGTGACCTGAAACTGGAGAACATCTTGTTGGATGACAACGGAAATATCAAA ATTGCTGATTTTGGGCTGTCTAACCTGTATCAGGGTGATAAGTTCCTGCAGACGTACTGTGGGAGTCCTCTCTACGCCTCTCCAGAGATCGTCAACGGGCGGCCGTACAGAGGTCCAGAGGTGGACTGCTGGTCTCTGGGTGTTCTGCTCTACACGCTGGTGCACGGAGCCATGCCGTTTGACGGACATGACCACAAGAACCTGGTCCAACAGATTAGCTCTGGAGACTACCGCAAACCAAGCAAACCTTCCG ATGCGTGTGGTTTGATCCGCTGGATGTTGATGGTGAACCCGGCACGTAGGGCGTCTCTAGGCGAGATCGCCGGACACTGGTGGCTCAACTGGGGTTATCAGCACCCCCTGCTGCCTCAGAACGAGACCGCAGCTGCCCATCGAGTGACCGGCGCATGTCAGACGGGCAGCTCCACCCGCATCGCCGACTGGTTGCGTCGCACCTCTCGTCCGTTACTCCAGAGCGGCTCGAAGGTGCGCTGTCTACTGCGGTCAGGTGGAGCCGCCGGAGGGGACCCGGTCCAGCGCCAGCGCTCCGTACGCAGGTCCCGCAAAGAAAATAACGTCTCTCAGACGATGCAGGAAGGCTCCGCCCCACGGCCCTACAAAGGCATTCTGAAAAAGCGGGGCAGTCTGAAACAGAAACCACCCGCCGACGCCCAGGCCAACATGTGTGCAGAGACACCCGCCCTGCCCCCGCCCCCGCCGCCTAAAGGCATCTTAAAGAAGCCTTCTGAAAACAAGTCTGACTTTTATTCCTCATCCCCAGAGAGCCTTGAAGACATCCCGTGCCCGTCGTCTGCGGGACATCGCAAGGGTATCCTCAAACGCCGCGGCAAGTTTTCCAGCGGCCTGAAAGAATTTGGCTCAATGGACCAGCTGGCGCCCACGTTACCCGCAGGCGGAGACAGATCCCGACCAAGCGGAGCCATCAGCGAGGAGAGCATCCTCTCCTCGGAGTCCTTTGACAGACTCGACCTGCCTGACCGCGAGATCCCGCTCGCATCGATGGAGCGGCCATCAGGGGGCAGACGCATGCGAGGATGCGTGTCCGTGGATAACCTACTGCACCTGAGGGAGGACAGGCCTGCTCAGCGGCAGGGACACTGGGAAATGGACACAGACTGTTACCGTGCAGGATTGTCTGAAAGCGTGTTTACAATCTCGGACTGCGAGAATGTGACTCAGACTTACAAACAAGTGTTTAGCGTAGCGTAG
- the ccnd3 gene encoding G1/S-specific cyclin-D3 isoform X2, with protein sequence MELLCLETVELDCGSQLKSRTVRAFRDAVLTQDSRVQQNLLSSERPNISSRPEPGSVTENTDVQPYMRRILTGWMLQVCEDQKCEEEVFPLAVHYLDRYMSQHPVQKSRLQLLGTVCMFLASKLRESVPLSASKLSVYTDHGVTIPEILQWEVLVVSRLNWDLASVLPSDFLEVLLQGLPLQNPTLVRRHVHSYIALTATELKFSIFTPSAVACSCVTAAVIRLNVLTETLTADALLQVLRNLLNVDETSLCECYSALEDTIELTLGRTSPDLTCTPDDVQDVMR encoded by the exons ATGGAGTTATTGTGTCTCGAGACTGTTGAACTGGACTGCGGGTCTCAGCTGAAGTCCAGAACGGTTCGGGCGTTCAGAGACGCGGTTCTGACCCAAGACTCGCGTGTCCAGCAGAACCTCTTGAGCTCTGAGAGACCGAACATCTCATCCAGACCCGAACCCGGGAGCGTCACCGAGAACACCGACGTGCAGCCGTACATGCGCCGAATATTAACGGGCTGGATGCTGCAG GTGTGTGAGGATCAGAAGTGTGAGGAGGAGGTGTTTCCTCTGGCCGTTCATTATCTGGACCGCTACATGTCCCAGCATCCCGTACAGAAGAGCAGACTGCAGCTGCTGGGAACCGTCTGCATGTTTCTGGCCTCCAAACTCCGGGAATCGGTTCCTCTGAGCGCCTCCAAGCTCTCCGTCTACACAGACCACGGCGTCACCATCCCTGAGATACTG caGTGGGAGGTTCTGGTGGTGTCTCGACTGAACTGGGATCTGGCCTCAGTGCTGCCCTCTGACTTCCTGGAAGTGTTACTGCAGGGTCTTCCGCTGCAGAACCCGACGCTCGTACGGCGGCACGTGCACTCTTACATCGCGCTGACCGCCACtg agcTGAAGTTCTCAATCTTTACTCCGTCTGCCGTGGCTTGCTCATGTGTGACAGCCGCTGTTATCAGACTCAACGTCCTGACCGAGACGCTCACCGCTGATGCTCTCCTTCAGGTCCTGAGGAACCTCTTAAACGTGGATGAG aCGTCTCTCTGCGAGTGTTACTCAGCGCTGGAGGACACCATCGAGCTGACGCTGGGCCGGACGTCACCTGACCTCACCTGCACACCTGACGATGTTCAGGATGTCATGCGGTGA
- the ccnd3 gene encoding G1/S-specific cyclin-D3 isoform X1 produces the protein MELLCLETVELDCGSQLKSRTVRAFRDAVLTQDSRVQQNLLSSERPNISSRPEPGSVTENTDVQPYMRRILTGWMLQLSVICEQVCEDQKCEEEVFPLAVHYLDRYMSQHPVQKSRLQLLGTVCMFLASKLRESVPLSASKLSVYTDHGVTIPEILQWEVLVVSRLNWDLASVLPSDFLEVLLQGLPLQNPTLVRRHVHSYIALTATELKFSIFTPSAVACSCVTAAVIRLNVLTETLTADALLQVLRNLLNVDETSLCECYSALEDTIELTLGRTSPDLTCTPDDVQDVMR, from the exons ATGGAGTTATTGTGTCTCGAGACTGTTGAACTGGACTGCGGGTCTCAGCTGAAGTCCAGAACGGTTCGGGCGTTCAGAGACGCGGTTCTGACCCAAGACTCGCGTGTCCAGCAGAACCTCTTGAGCTCTGAGAGACCGAACATCTCATCCAGACCCGAACCCGGGAGCGTCACCGAGAACACCGACGTGCAGCCGTACATGCGCCGAATATTAACGGGCTGGATGCTGCAG TTGTCTGTTATTTGTGAACAGGTGTGTGAGGATCAGAAGTGTGAGGAGGAGGTGTTTCCTCTGGCCGTTCATTATCTGGACCGCTACATGTCCCAGCATCCCGTACAGAAGAGCAGACTGCAGCTGCTGGGAACCGTCTGCATGTTTCTGGCCTCCAAACTCCGGGAATCGGTTCCTCTGAGCGCCTCCAAGCTCTCCGTCTACACAGACCACGGCGTCACCATCCCTGAGATACTG caGTGGGAGGTTCTGGTGGTGTCTCGACTGAACTGGGATCTGGCCTCAGTGCTGCCCTCTGACTTCCTGGAAGTGTTACTGCAGGGTCTTCCGCTGCAGAACCCGACGCTCGTACGGCGGCACGTGCACTCTTACATCGCGCTGACCGCCACtg agcTGAAGTTCTCAATCTTTACTCCGTCTGCCGTGGCTTGCTCATGTGTGACAGCCGCTGTTATCAGACTCAACGTCCTGACCGAGACGCTCACCGCTGATGCTCTCCTTCAGGTCCTGAGGAACCTCTTAAACGTGGATGAG aCGTCTCTCTGCGAGTGTTACTCAGCGCTGGAGGACACCATCGAGCTGACGCTGGGCCGGACGTCACCTGACCTCACCTGCACACCTGACGATGTTCAGGATGTCATGCGGTGA